The following proteins come from a genomic window of Girardinichthys multiradiatus isolate DD_20200921_A chromosome 8, DD_fGirMul_XY1, whole genome shotgun sequence:
- the LOC124872346 gene encoding uncharacterized protein LOC124872346, which produces MRHCAPVDLALAPVDLVLAPADLVLAPVDLALAPVDLVLAPADLVLAPADLVLAPVDLVLAPVDLVLAPVDLALAPVDLVLAPVDLVLAPADLALAPVDLVLAPVDLVLAPVDLVLAPVDLVLAPVDLALAPVDLALAPVDLALAPVDLALAPVDLVLAPVDLALAPVDLVLAPVDLVLAPVDLALAPVDLALAPVDLALAPVDLALAPVDLVLAPVDLALAPVDLALAPVDLVLAPVDLALAPVDLALAPVDLALAPVDLVLAPVDLALAPVDLVLAPVDLALAPVDLVLAPVDLALAPVDLALAPVDLVLAPVDLVLAPVDLALAPVDLALAPVDLVLAPVDLALAPVDLVLAPVDLVLAPVDLALAPVDLVLAPVDLVLAPVDLVLAPVDLALAPVDLALAPVDLVLAPVDLVLQENQCFYYISPAIIKSSQ; this is translated from the exons ATGCGTCACTGTG CACCAGTTGATCTGGCTCTAGCACCAGTTGATCTGGTTCTAGCACCAGCTGATCTGGTTCTAGCACCAGTTGATCTGGCTCTAGCACCAGTTGATCTGGTTCTAGCACCAGCTGATCTGGTTCTAGCACCAGCTGATCTGGTTCTAGCACCAGTCGATCTGGTTCTAGCACCAGTCGATCTGGTTCTAGCACCAGTCGATCTGGCTCTAGCACCAGTCGATCTGGTTCTAGCACCAGTCGATCTGGTTCTAGCACCAGCTGATCTGGCTCTAGCACCAGTCGATCTGGTTCTAGCACCAGTCGATCTGGTTCTAGCACCAGTTGATCTGGTTCTAGCACCAGTTGATCTGGTTCTAGCACCAGTTGATCTGGCTCTAGCACCAGTCGATCTGGCTCTAGCACCAGTCGATCTGGCTCTAGCACCAGTCGATCTGGCTCTAGCACCAGTCGATCTGGTTCTAGCACCAGTCGATCTGGCTCTAGCACCAGTCGATCTGGTTCTAGCACCAGTCGATCTGGTTCTAGCACCAGTCGATCTGGCTCTAGCACCAGTCGATCTGGCTCTAGCACCAGTCGATCTGGCTCTAGCACCAGTTGATCTGGCTCTAGCACCAGTTGATCTGGTTCTAGCACCAGTTGATCTGGCTCTAGCACCAGTTGATCTGGCTCTAGCACCAGTTGATCTGGTTCTAGCACCAGTTGATCTGGCTCTAGCACCAGTTGATCTGGCTCTAGCACCAGTTGATCTGGCTCTAGCACCAGTTGATCTGGTTCTAGCACCAGTTGATCTGGCTCTAGCACCAGTTGATCTGGTTCTAGCACCAGTTGATCTGGCTCTAGCACCAGTTGATCTGGTTCTAGCACCAGTTGATCTGGCTCTAGCACCAGTTGATCTGGCTCTAGCACCAGTTGATCTGGTTCTAGCACCAGTTGATCTGGTTCTAGCACCAGTTGATCTGGCTCTAGCACCAGTTGATCTGGCTCTAGCACCAGTTGATCTGGTTCTAGCACCAGTTGATCTGGCTCTAGCACCAGTTGATCTGGTTCTAGCACCAGTTGATCTGGTTCTAGCACCAGTTGATCTGGCTCTAGCACCAGTTGATCTGGTTCTAGCACCAGTTGATCTGGTTCTAGCACCAGTTGATCTGGTTCTAGCACCAGTTGATCTGGCTCTAGCACCAGTTGATCTGGCTCTAGCACCAGTTGATCTGGTTCTAGCAC CAGTTGATCTGGTCCTTCAGGAGAaccaatgtttttattatatttctcCAGCAATTATCAAAAGTTCCCAGTAA
- the dnajc25 gene encoding dnaJ homolog subfamily C member 25 produces the protein MDLFPERNRGGVGACLWRLTVLLLSVSSLPTATALLEGLYCGTEVCYDVLGVTREASKAEIARAYRQLARRYHPDRYRPEEPGEEEPAHNKFLLIATAYETLKDEDTRRDYDYMLDHPEEYYQHYYAYYRRRLAPKVDVRIVILVTICAISAVQYVSWCSSYNKAINYLVTVPKYRIQATEIAKQQGLLNRTKEKGKNRRSKEEIREQEEEVIRDIIKNKIDIKGGYQKPSLSDILLCQIVLFPYYLSSYVAWCVCWMYRFTICREDYGEEEKLYLIRRYMKMSQAQFDSLEENTKQTFLEKQLWIKENYEAYRKEREEEMKAKLATDPKMKRYRRWMKNEGPGRLTFIDE, from the exons ATGGATCTGTTCCCGGAGCGGAACCGCGGCGGGGTCGGGGCCTGCCTGTGGCGGCTCACGGTACTCCTGCTCTCCGTGTCCTCGCTGCCCACGGCCACGGCGCTGCTGGAGGGGCTGTACTGCGGGACGGAGGTCTGCTACGATGTGCTGGGAGTCACCCGGGAGGCCTCCAAGGCAGAGATCGCCCGGGCTTACCGACAGCTGGCACGCCGGTACCACCCGGACCGATACCGACCCGAAGAGCCTGGAGAGGAGGAACCCGCTCACAACAAGTTCCTGCTGATAGCTACAGCTTATGAGACGTTAAAG GATGAGGACACGCGGCGTGACTACGACTACATGCTGGACCATCCTGAGGAGTACTACCAGCACTATTACGCCTACTACCGCAGGCGGCTTGCGCCCAAAGTGGACGTCCGCATCGTCATCCTCGTCACCATCTGTGCCATCTCTGCCGTCCAG TACGTCAGCTGGTGCAGCAGCTACAACAAAGCCATCAACTACCTGGTAACTGTCCCCAAGTACCGGATCCAGGCCACGGAGATCGCCAAACAGCAGGGCCTCCTCAACCGCACCAAGGAGAAGGGCAAGAACCGGCGCTCCAAGGAGGAGATCcgggagcaggaggaggaggttaTCCGTGACATCATCAAGAACAAGATCGACATCAAGGGAGGCTACCAGAAGCCGAGTCTGTCGGACATCCTGCTGTGCCAGATCGTGCTGTTTCCATACTACCTGAGCAGCTACGTGGCGTGGTGCGTCTGCTGGATGTACCGCTTCACCATCTGCAGGGAGGATTACGGAGAAGAGGAGAAGCTCTACCTCATCAG GAGGTACATGAAGATGTCCCAGGCTCAGTTTGacagcctggaggaaaacaccaaGCAGACGTTCCTGGAGAAACAGCTCTGGATCAAAGAGAACTATGAG GCTTACAGGAAAGAGCGGGAGGAGGAGATGAAGGCAAAGCTGGCGACCGACCCAAAGATGAAGAGGTACCGCCGCTGGATGAAGAACGAGGGACCTGGCCGGCTGACATTCATAGATGAGTGA